The following proteins come from a genomic window of Nautilia profundicola AmH:
- a CDS encoding MarC family protein: MDILHIAVTLFLIMDPFGNFPVILSLLKDYNDKEKLQIIIRELIFAFVVIFIFIFFGKNIMNFLGLREESISIAGGIILFLIALKMIFPSSDPMFGKENELYLVPIAIPMIAGPSLLATLILFSSQYGISEVLGASLISWTLSALIIIISLKFSKIIPNRVFSAVEKLMGMLLISLSVQMLLDGIAKYLHF; the protein is encoded by the coding sequence ATGGATATTTTGCATATTGCCGTAACACTTTTTCTTATTATGGATCCGTTCGGAAATTTCCCGGTAATTCTATCACTACTTAAAGACTATAACGACAAAGAAAAACTACAGATTATTATAAGAGAGCTTATTTTTGCGTTTGTGGTTATTTTTATTTTTATATTCTTCGGCAAAAACATAATGAACTTTCTGGGACTCAGGGAAGAATCAATATCAATTGCAGGAGGGATAATTCTCTTTTTAATCGCACTTAAAATGATTTTTCCAAGCAGTGATCCGATGTTTGGCAAAGAAAACGAACTCTACCTCGTCCCTATTGCAATTCCTATGATTGCAGGGCCTTCTCTTCTGGCCACACTCATTCTTTTTTCATCACAGTACGGAATTTCCGAGGTTTTGGGAGCTTCGCTAATTTCATGGACATTAAGTGCGTTAATTATTATAATTTCACTCAAATTTTCTAAAATAATCCCAAACCGCGTTTTCAGTGCGGTTGAAAAACTTATGGGTATGCTTTTAATTTCACTCTCCGTCCAGATGTTATTGGACGGAATTGCCAAATATTTACATTTTTAA